The following are encoded in a window of Labrus bergylta chromosome 16, fLabBer1.1, whole genome shotgun sequence genomic DNA:
- the LOC109993726 gene encoding immunoglobulin lambda-1 light chain isoform X2: MLGTLCTLITALTCVSAVTLVTQKPPVVTLRRGETATMDCNLGTVTNSEACWYKQIPGGVPQFILYNHHSYSSPSYGSGFSSPKFTSTHQSQTDYRLIISTVEERDSAVYYCQTWDSSVSEHVFGQGTKLIVTSSSLSPPVLTVFLPSSAELQSNKASLVCLSSQSVPFADVSWSAAGSPVSSGISTSTAVQQPDQTFQISSYLSIQTSDWNMDKVYTCRVSLGSQTSEKTINKSHCSTEDQ, from the exons atgctggggaccctgtgcactctcatcactgctctaacat gtgtgagtgctgtgacgctggtgacacagaagcctcctgttgtgactctgaggagaggagagacagccacCATGGACTGTAACCTGGGGACTGTGACTAACAGTGAAGCCTGTTGGTACAAACAGATTCCAGGAGGAGTTCCTCagtttattttgtataatcatCATTCATATAGCTCTCCAAGCTATGgctctggtttctcctctccaaagttCACATCCACTCATCAGTCACAAACAGATTATCGTTTGATCAtcagcactgtggaggagagagactcagcagtTTATTACTGTCAGACATGGGACAGCTCTGTCAGTGAGCAc GTATTCGGACAAGGCACCAAGCTGATTGTGACGA gctccagcctctctcctcctgtcctcacaGTCTTCCTTCCGTCCAGTGCTGAGCTCCAGTCCAACAAAGCCTCTCtggtctgtctgtcctctcagtCTGTGCCTTTTGCAGATGTGAGCTGGTCTGCTGCTGGGAGTCCAGTGAGCAGTGGGATCTCTACCAGCACGGCCGTTCAGCAACCAGACCAGACTTTCCAAATCAGCAGCTATCTGTCCATCCAGACGTCAGACTGGAACATGGACAAGGTCTACACATGTCGAGTGTCTTTGGGCTCCCAGACTTCAGAGAAAACCATCAACAAGTCCCACTGTTCCACTGAAGACCagtag
- the LOC109993726 gene encoding immunoglobulin lambda-1 light chain isoform X1, whose product MLGTLCTLITALTYVDAVIVLTQTPAVHTVSTGQQVVLQCNIQRADGYYVSWYKQVPGEAPQYVLRFYHSDSSPGFGSGFSSDRFNSKSSSNIDYQFIIKRAETGDSAVYFCRTWDNSAKENVFGQGTKLIVTSSSLSPPVLTVFLPSSAELQSNKASLVCLSSQSVPFADVSWSAAGSPVSSGISTSTAVQQPDQTFQISSYLSIQTSDWNMDKVYTCRVSLGSQTSEKTINKSHCSTEDQ is encoded by the exons atgctggggaccctgtgcactctcatcactgctctaacat atgttgatGCAGTGATAGTGTTGACCCAGACGCCTGCTGTCCACACAGTTTCTACAGGACAACAAGTTGTTCTTCAATGTAACATCCAGAGAGCTGATGGATATTATGTCTCCTGGTACAAACAGGTTCCTGGTGAAGCTCCTCAGTATGTTCTGAGATTTTACCACTCTGACAGCTCACCTGGCTTTGGATCAGGATTCTCCTCAGACAGATTCAACTCTAAATCCTCATCAAACATAGATTATCAGTTCATCataaagagagcagagacaggagactctgctgtttatttttgtcgCACATGGGATAACTCTGCTAAGGAGAAc GTATTCGGACAAGGCACCAAGCTGATTGTGACGA gctccagcctctctcctcctgtcctcacaGTCTTCCTTCCGTCCAGTGCTGAGCTCCAGTCCAACAAAGCCTCTCtggtctgtctgtcctctcagtCTGTGCCTTTTGCAGATGTGAGCTGGTCTGCTGCTGGGAGTCCAGTGAGCAGTGGGATCTCTACCAGCACGGCCGTTCAGCAACCAGACCAGACTTTCCAAATCAGCAGCTATCTGTCCATCCAGACGTCAGACTGGAACATGGACAAGGTCTACACATGTCGAGTGTCTTTGGGCTCCCAGACTTCAGAGAAAACCATCAACAAGTCCCACTGTTCCACTGAAGACCagtag
- the LOC110005480 gene encoding immunoglobulin lambda-1 light chain-like, translating into MLGTLCTLITALTCVSAVTLVTQKPPVVTLRRGETATMDCNLGTVTNDYAHWYKQIPGGVPQYILRNYHSWSSPSYGSGFSSPKFTSTHQSQSDYRLIISTVEERDSAVYYCKTWDSSVSEYVFGQGTKLIVTSSSLSPPVLTVFPPSSAELQSNKASLVCLSSQSVPFADVSWSAAGSPVSSGISTSTAVQQPDQTFQISSYLSIQTSDWNMDKVYTCRVSLGSQTSEKTINKSHCSTEDQ; encoded by the exons tggtgacacagaagcctcctgttgtgactctgaggagaggagagacagccacCATGGACTGTAACCTGGGGACTGTGACTAACGATTATGCTCATTGGTACAAACAGATTCCAGGAGGAGTTCCTCAGTATATTCTCAGGAACTATCACAGCTGGAGCTCTCCAAGCTATGgctctggtttctcctctccaaagttCACATCCACTCATCAGTCACAATCAGATTATCGTTTGATCAtcagcactgtggaggagagagactcagcagtTTATTACTGTAAGACATGGGACAGCTCTGTCAGTGAGTAcgtat TCGGACAAGGCACCAAGCTGATTGTGACGA gctccagcctctctcctcctgtcctcacaGTCTTCCCTCCGTCCAGTGCTGAGCTCCAGTCCAACAAAGCCTCTCtggtctgtctgtcctctcagtCTGTGCCTTTTGCAGATGTGAGCTGGTCTGCTGCTGGGAGTCCAGTGAGCAGTGGGATCTCTACCAGCACGGCCGTTCAGCAACCAGACCAGACTTTCCAAATCAGCAGCTATCTGTCCATCCAGACGTCAGACTGGAACATGGACAAGGTCTACACATGTCGAGTGTCTTTGGGCTCCCAGACTTCAGAGAAAACCATCAACAAGTCCCACTGTTCCACTGAAGACCagtag
- the LOC114917304 gene encoding cilia- and flagella-associated protein 45-like, with protein MRLGFSREAPKNHTGARRYRTVAPTSQVDESLFGNKIMLDRRGKSNSSRESIVLSSSEWQPILSASKITAKVEMNAHQRKREEEYKAAESIRHRLIEVNNIRKQNMPPSQMEIQAQDRSKKTLERANTLIMMQEDEIKELNKVILATQCQEIREVQIMEKRQIQAELAEEEKLLNVTVEMERLKAIEAIEQADALHKQKLNRVMKHNLNQVSQNIHSNKQVQDEMKRQEEQTVQEREKKWKLEDLKALEQKREAQQHLHEERKHIKAMKMLAKTQRMEEEKLADIENAEFIQKKMKQEAEQEAAQKRKKKERELEHAKMFARQKEVRDNKAEQDEIHTKRIKEMEDSKWRRKEKDLAAKTVQEEAKMRTDRLEQSHSKQYYQSREVMLQKEEFERVLKASQYSLSKEKEEEEKKRKNAANYLEALQHQKKEQDHSAIANREKIMKEAHDLIEANKLKRVQVDETKQHKLKELKATGLSEKYCSVVERKVNNKKTLKDQRASDKTHSTEGTLLNTMGQMTQGGKGSERQYKKHLNLLAAEEVESERQDRQQNNIAIIQHQNDKEQHQKKERDHSAIANRERLPRQHQRQQAEAKKINQIQLTSRDDLVQKPFHLPPIHNAVEHPVRGRVSPIFCKQDHNKTGLGYEETRISDLRPTRFSTAPSLSKGRLTSAGQPNFRLPPIHR; from the coding sequence ATGAGACTTGGATTCAGTCGTGAAGCCCCAAAGAACCACACTGGTGCTCGTCGCTACCGCACAGTAGCTCCTACCTCTCAGGTAGATGAATCCCTGTTTGGGAACAAAATCATGCTTGACAGACGTGGTAAATCAAATTCTTCTAGAGAGTCCATCGTCTTGTCATCATCTGAGTGGCAGCCGATTCTCTCAGCATCCAAGATTACTGCCAAGGTTGAAATGAATGCTCatcagaggaagagggaggaggagtatAAAGCAGCAGAATCCATCAGGCATAGATTAATTGAGGTAAATAATATCCGCAAGCAGAACATGCCACCTTCTCAGATGGAGATTCAGGCCCAGGACCGTTCAAAGAAGACGTTGGAGCGGGCCAATACTCTCATTATGATGCAAGAAGATGAGATCAAGGAGCTCAACAAGGTGATTCTGGCTACTCAGTGTCAAGAGATACGTGAGGTCCAGATCATGGAGAAGAGACAGATCCAGGCCGAGTTGGCAGAAGAGGAGAAGCTCCTGAATGTCACGGTAGAGATGGAGCGCCTCAAAGCCATAGAGGCCATTGAGCAGGCTGATGCACTCCACAAACAAAAGCTAAACAGAGTGATGAAGCATAATCTCAACCAAGTATCacaaaacattcattcaaacaAGCAGGTGCAGGATGAGATGAAAAgacaggaggaacagacagtacaagagagagagaagaaatggAAACTGGAGGACCTCAAAGCCCTGGAGCAGAAAAGAGAGGCACAACAGCATCTACACGAAGAGCGTAAGCACATCAAAGCAATGAAAATGCTCGCCAAGAcgcagaggatggaggaggagaagctggcTGACATTGAAAACGCAGAGTTCatccagaaaaaaatgaagcaggaggCTGAACAGGAAGCAGCGCAGAAAcgtaaaaagaaagagagggagttgGAGCATGCTAAGATGTTTGCTCGGCAGAAAGAAGTTAGAGACAACAAGGCAGAGCAGGATGAGATCCACACTAAGAGGATCAAAGAAATGGAAGACAGCaaatggaggagaaaagagaaagatcTGGCTGCAAAGACAGTACAAGAGGAAGCAAAGATGCGCACCGATCGCTTGGAGCAGTCGCACTCCAAACAGTACTACCAGAGTAGAGAGGTCATGCTTCAGAAAGAAGAGTTTGAGCGGGTGTTAAAGGCGTCACAGTACAGCCTCAgtaaagagaaggaggaagaggagaagaagcgTAAGAACGCAGCAAACTACTTAGAGGCCTTACAACATCAGAAAAAGGAACAGGATCACTCGGCCATTGCAAATCGCGAAAAGATCATGAAAGAGGCTCATGATTTGATTGAAGCAAATAAGCTGAAACGTGTGCAAGTTGATGAGACTAAACAACACAAGCTGAAGGAGTTAAAGGCTACAGGACTCTCTGAAAAATACTGCAGTGTGGTGGAAAGGAAAGTTAACAACAAGAAGACACTAAAAGACCAAAGAGCCAGTGATAAGACACACAGTACAGAGGGAACACTCCTTAATACCATGGGGCAGATGACGCAGGGTGGAAAAGGAAGTGAGAGGCAAtataagaaacatttaaatttgcTTGCTGCTGAGGAGGTAGAAagtgagagacaggacagacagcAAAACAACATAGCCATTATCCAGCATCAGAATGATAAGGAACAACATCAGAAAAAGGAACGGGATCACTCGGCCATTGCAAATCGCGAAAGACTCCCAAGACAACATCAAAGACAACAAGCTGAGGCCaagaaaatcaatcaaattcAGCTCACTTCTAGAGATGACCTTGTCCAGAAGCCCTTCCACCTCCCACCTATTCATAATGCTGTTGAACACCCTGTCAGAGGAAGGGTCAGTCCCATTTTTTGCAAGCAGGATCACAACAAGACGGGGCTCGGATATGAAGAGACCAGGATTAGTGATCTGCGACCGACCCGCTTCTCAACTGcaccctctctctctaaggGCCGGCTGACCTCTGCAGGGCAACCAAACTTCCGCCTTCCCCCTATCCACAGATAG